From the bacterium genome, one window contains:
- a CDS encoding undecaprenyl-diphosphate phosphatase yields the protein MTLLQAIILGIVEGLTEYLPVSSTGHLILANALLGLDGAAVDSYIIVIQLGAILAVAVYYRERVLGLFRGIFGRDASGRRLLINLFLAFLPAAIVGLLLGDVIQATLFFPGIVAVALIDGGFIMIAAEKLLEGDRHQRDSIDEIKPVDALLVGVAQCFALIPGTSRSMTTIVGGQLRGFSNSLAADFSFLLALPTLGAATIYSLIKNRDALMQMDGGLLAVLVGLVVSFFVAWAAIAWFLKVVKRIGMAPFGIYRIVVGVATIALVLAGWL from the coding sequence ATGACTCTTCTCCAAGCCATCATCCTCGGAATCGTCGAAGGTCTGACGGAGTACCTTCCCGTCTCCTCCACAGGGCACTTGATCCTGGCCAATGCCCTGTTGGGTCTGGATGGAGCGGCGGTCGATTCGTACATCATTGTGATCCAGTTGGGGGCCATCCTGGCAGTCGCGGTGTACTACCGCGAGCGCGTTCTCGGGCTGTTCCGTGGCATCTTCGGAAGGGACGCTTCCGGGCGTCGGCTGCTGATCAACCTGTTCCTGGCATTTCTTCCGGCCGCGATCGTCGGGCTGCTCCTCGGGGATGTTATTCAGGCGACCCTGTTCTTCCCAGGGATCGTCGCGGTTGCCTTGATTGATGGTGGGTTCATCATGATTGCGGCGGAGAAACTGCTGGAGGGTGATCGCCATCAGCGCGATTCGATCGACGAGATCAAGCCCGTCGACGCGCTGCTTGTCGGCGTCGCGCAGTGCTTTGCCCTGATTCCCGGGACATCGCGGTCGATGACGACCATCGTCGGGGGCCAATTGCGCGGATTCTCCAATTCACTGGCGGCCGACTTCTCGTTTCTGCTCGCGTTGCCGACACTCGGCGCCGCCACAATCTACAGCCTGATCAAGAATCGCGACGCCCTGATGCAGATGGATGGTGGTTTGCTGGCCGTGCTGGTTGGGCTGGTTGTCTCCTTCTTTGTTGCCTGGGCGGCAATCGCCTGGTTCCTGAAGGTCGTGAAGCGCATCGGCATGGCGCCGTTCGGAATCTATCGCATCGTGGTCGGGGTGGCGACGATCGCCCTGGTTCTGGCCGGCTGGCTCTGA